A DNA window from Lepidochelys kempii isolate rLepKem1 chromosome 9, rLepKem1.hap2, whole genome shotgun sequence contains the following coding sequences:
- the TTC14 gene encoding tetratricopeptide repeat protein 14 isoform X1, which translates to MERDLLRQALSFHGPTLLSLLRTEQHDNPDFRGLLPPAGPSLEPPREAQHQPPARKEKRIDNIEIQHFIAKKADLLFALSWKPSASTDSESNEENEDCYAVMPPLEQFMEVPSEDRRELFFRDIERGDVVIGRISSIREFGFFMVLICLGSGVIREISQLEITALCPLRDVPSHSSHGDPLSYYQTGDLIQVGFFVGFFIAAIKDIDRYHEKLTISLHSSALPPSLSSTKLGVISSEDLPLHYRRSVEVASTSETYEKVLHHSLGFANPAVVEFLLGKLGLSESSPPSLMRGLQSKNFNEEDFAIALRKKQSASWALKCVKIGVDYFKVGRHVEAMNEYNKALEIDAQNVEALVARGALYATKGSLNKAIDDFEVALKNCPTHRNARKYLCQTLVERGGHCHMNVRLEEEDNLLNAQNYYKKALILDETFKEAEDALLKLRKHMQKSLEMREKQAAKEERQKEKKIETSAQKLRKLLKEEKRLKKKRRRSTSSSSSSSSDSSSDVSVSSSSSSSSDHKRHKKRSRNQSVSSRSSKKHSSRVSSHQRDQSRKDEWYSPPADTSASFLNQKYEMEKLLERQDRLVYQKTEVRERDRQCSLSRTSADDEDTFGGRSEDSRDSYCSSKTQSTSSKNEKQGKADRSSSNRRGSSSSYHWKSDDKTKTHDSRKLEKEVEGRKEQFRKCGSSQSMYSTSPAGSDFSGKSVEKNKQYSSTWLYEYSGNDDGGRRELTQSTNERRDYKNRESSPGETTKAKELDEETTLNGKGQSESGVKKSLPQNLLNIFNQIAEFERQKGSKQKNQ; encoded by the exons gAAAGAGAAGAGAATTGATAACATTGAGATACAACACTTCATTGCAAAGAAAGCTGATTTACTTTTTGCTCTTTCATGGAAACCAAGTGCATCAACAGATTCAGAATCAAATGAAGAGAATGAAG ATTGTTATGCTGTTATGCCACCCCTGGAGCAGTTCATGGAGGTGCCaagtgaggacaggagggagctGTTTTTCCGAGACATTGAGCGTGGCGATGTTGTGATCGGAAGAATTAGTTCTATTCGTGAATTTGGCTTTTTCATGGTGTTAATCTGTCTGGGCAGTGGTGTCATCAGAGAGATCTCACAGTTAGAAATCACT GCTCTTTGTCCGTTGAGAGATGTGCCTTCTCATAGCAGCCATGGTGATCCTTTATCATATTATCAAACTGGAGACCTTATACAAG tggggttttttgttggtttttttatagCTGCAATCAAGGACATTGATCGTTACCATGAAAAGCTCACGATATCACTGCACAGCTCTGCTCTTCCACCCAGTCTATCTAGTACTAAACTGGGGGTAATTAGTTCTGAAGACTTGCCTTTACATTATAG GAGAAGTGTTGAAGTAGCCAGTACTTCGGAGACATATGAAAAAGTCTTGCATCATTCCTTGGGATTTGCTAATCCAGCAGTAGTTGAATTTTTATTAGGAAAACTAGGACTAAGTGAATCCAGCCCACCATCGTTAATGAGAGGCCTGCAAAG caaaaaCTTCAATGAAGAAGACTTTGCCATTGCATTGAGGAAAAAGCAATCTGCATCTTGGGCCTTGAAATG TGTGAAGATAGGGGTTGATTATTTTAAGGTTGGTCGCCACGTGGAGGCTATGAATGAATACAACAAGGCCTTGGAAATAGATGCACAAAATGTTGAAGCCTTGGTAGCTCGTGGGGCACT TTATGCAACAAAAGGAAGCTTAAACAAAGCCATAGATGATTTTGAAGTTGCGTTAAAAAACTGTCCAACCCATAGAAATGCAAGGAAATATCTCTGTCAGACACTTGTGGAAAGAGGAGGCCA TTGTCATATGAATGTTAGGTTGGAAGAGGAAGATAACCTATTAAATGCTCAGAATTATTATAAGAAAGCTTTAATTTTGGATGAGACTTTTAAAGAAGCGGAGGATGCCTTACTGAAACTCCGTAAACATATGCAG aaatcttTGGAAATGAGGGAGAAGCAAGCTGCAAAAGAAGAgagacagaaggaaaagaaaatagaaacaaGTGCACAAAAACTGCGTAagctcttaaaagaagaaaaaag gctgaagaagaaaaggagaagatcaacttcttcctcttcctcctcctcaagtGATTCCTCATCTGATGTATCAgtttcatcctcttcctcctcctcttctgatCACAAAAGGCACAAGAAAAGGAGTAGAAATCAGTCAGTGTCCTCTCGCAGCTCCAAAAAACATTCATCTAGGGTTTCTTCACATCAGCGAGATCAGAGTAGGAAAGATGAATGGTACTCGCCCCCAGCTGATACCTCTGCTTCCTTCCTTAACCAAAAATATGAAATGGAAAAACTACTGGAGCGGCAGGACAGATTAGTGTATCAAAAGAcagaggtgagagagagagacagacagtgtTCTCTATCAAGGACTTCTGCTGATGATGAAGACACTTTTGGAGGTAGGTCTGAAGATTCAAGGGATTCTTATTGTAGCTCCAAGACTCAGTCAACCAGcagcaaaaatgaaaaacagggtAAAGCAGACAGATCCTCCTCTAATAGGAGGGGTTCCTCAAGTTCATATCACTGGAAGTCAGATGATAAAACCAAGACACATGATTCTAGAAAGTTAGAAAAGGAAGTAGAGGGGAGAAAAGAACAGTTTAGAAAGTGTGGTTCAAGTCAGAGCATGTATTCCACTTCTCCAGCAGGGTCAGATTTCTCAGGCAAATCAGTAGAAAAGAATAAACAGTACAGCAGCACTTGGTTATATGAGTACAGTGGAAATGATGATGGTGGCAGACGTGAGTTAACGCAGAGTACAAATGAAAGGAGAGACTATAAAAATAGGGAAAGTAGTCCTGGGGAAACTACTAAAGCAAAGGAGCTAGATGAGGAAACTACACTCAATGGTAAAGGGCAATCAGAAAGTGGTGTTAAAAAGAGCCTGCCCCAGAATTTACTCAACATATTCAATCAAATTGCTGAATTTGAGAGACAAAAAGGAAGTAAGCAGAAAAACCAGTGA
- the TTC14 gene encoding tetratricopeptide repeat protein 14 isoform X2 produces the protein MERDLLRQALSFHGPTLLSLLRTEQHDNPDFRGLLPPAGPSLEPPREAQHQPPARKEKRIDNIEIQHFIAKKADLLFALSWKPSASTDSESNEENEDCYAVMPPLEQFMEVPSEDRRELFFRDIERGDVVIGRISSIREFGFFMVLICLGSGVIREISQLEITALCPLRDVPSHSSHGDPLSYYQTGDLIQVGFFVGFFIAAIKDIDRYHEKLTISLHSSALPPSLSSTKLGVISSEDLPLHYRRSVEVASTSETYEKVLHHSLGFANPAVVEFLLGKLGLSESSPPSLMRGLQSKNFNEEDFAIALRKKQSASWALKCVKIGVDYFKVGRHVEAMNEYNKALEIDAQNVEALVARGALYATKGSLNKAIDDFEVALKNCPTHRNARKYLCQTLVERGGQLEEEDNLLNAQNYYKKALILDETFKEAEDALLKLRKHMQKSLEMREKQAAKEERQKEKKIETSAQKLRKLLKEEKRLKKKRRRSTSSSSSSSSDSSSDVSVSSSSSSSSDHKRHKKRSRNQSVSSRSSKKHSSRVSSHQRDQSRKDEWYSPPADTSASFLNQKYEMEKLLERQDRLVYQKTEVRERDRQCSLSRTSADDEDTFGGRSEDSRDSYCSSKTQSTSSKNEKQGKADRSSSNRRGSSSSYHWKSDDKTKTHDSRKLEKEVEGRKEQFRKCGSSQSMYSTSPAGSDFSGKSVEKNKQYSSTWLYEYSGNDDGGRRELTQSTNERRDYKNRESSPGETTKAKELDEETTLNGKGQSESGVKKSLPQNLLNIFNQIAEFERQKGSKQKNQ, from the exons gAAAGAGAAGAGAATTGATAACATTGAGATACAACACTTCATTGCAAAGAAAGCTGATTTACTTTTTGCTCTTTCATGGAAACCAAGTGCATCAACAGATTCAGAATCAAATGAAGAGAATGAAG ATTGTTATGCTGTTATGCCACCCCTGGAGCAGTTCATGGAGGTGCCaagtgaggacaggagggagctGTTTTTCCGAGACATTGAGCGTGGCGATGTTGTGATCGGAAGAATTAGTTCTATTCGTGAATTTGGCTTTTTCATGGTGTTAATCTGTCTGGGCAGTGGTGTCATCAGAGAGATCTCACAGTTAGAAATCACT GCTCTTTGTCCGTTGAGAGATGTGCCTTCTCATAGCAGCCATGGTGATCCTTTATCATATTATCAAACTGGAGACCTTATACAAG tggggttttttgttggtttttttatagCTGCAATCAAGGACATTGATCGTTACCATGAAAAGCTCACGATATCACTGCACAGCTCTGCTCTTCCACCCAGTCTATCTAGTACTAAACTGGGGGTAATTAGTTCTGAAGACTTGCCTTTACATTATAG GAGAAGTGTTGAAGTAGCCAGTACTTCGGAGACATATGAAAAAGTCTTGCATCATTCCTTGGGATTTGCTAATCCAGCAGTAGTTGAATTTTTATTAGGAAAACTAGGACTAAGTGAATCCAGCCCACCATCGTTAATGAGAGGCCTGCAAAG caaaaaCTTCAATGAAGAAGACTTTGCCATTGCATTGAGGAAAAAGCAATCTGCATCTTGGGCCTTGAAATG TGTGAAGATAGGGGTTGATTATTTTAAGGTTGGTCGCCACGTGGAGGCTATGAATGAATACAACAAGGCCTTGGAAATAGATGCACAAAATGTTGAAGCCTTGGTAGCTCGTGGGGCACT TTATGCAACAAAAGGAAGCTTAAACAAAGCCATAGATGATTTTGAAGTTGCGTTAAAAAACTGTCCAACCCATAGAAATGCAAGGAAATATCTCTGTCAGACACTTGTGGAAAGAGGAGGCCA GTTGGAAGAGGAAGATAACCTATTAAATGCTCAGAATTATTATAAGAAAGCTTTAATTTTGGATGAGACTTTTAAAGAAGCGGAGGATGCCTTACTGAAACTCCGTAAACATATGCAG aaatcttTGGAAATGAGGGAGAAGCAAGCTGCAAAAGAAGAgagacagaaggaaaagaaaatagaaacaaGTGCACAAAAACTGCGTAagctcttaaaagaagaaaaaag gctgaagaagaaaaggagaagatcaacttcttcctcttcctcctcctcaagtGATTCCTCATCTGATGTATCAgtttcatcctcttcctcctcctcttctgatCACAAAAGGCACAAGAAAAGGAGTAGAAATCAGTCAGTGTCCTCTCGCAGCTCCAAAAAACATTCATCTAGGGTTTCTTCACATCAGCGAGATCAGAGTAGGAAAGATGAATGGTACTCGCCCCCAGCTGATACCTCTGCTTCCTTCCTTAACCAAAAATATGAAATGGAAAAACTACTGGAGCGGCAGGACAGATTAGTGTATCAAAAGAcagaggtgagagagagagacagacagtgtTCTCTATCAAGGACTTCTGCTGATGATGAAGACACTTTTGGAGGTAGGTCTGAAGATTCAAGGGATTCTTATTGTAGCTCCAAGACTCAGTCAACCAGcagcaaaaatgaaaaacagggtAAAGCAGACAGATCCTCCTCTAATAGGAGGGGTTCCTCAAGTTCATATCACTGGAAGTCAGATGATAAAACCAAGACACATGATTCTAGAAAGTTAGAAAAGGAAGTAGAGGGGAGAAAAGAACAGTTTAGAAAGTGTGGTTCAAGTCAGAGCATGTATTCCACTTCTCCAGCAGGGTCAGATTTCTCAGGCAAATCAGTAGAAAAGAATAAACAGTACAGCAGCACTTGGTTATATGAGTACAGTGGAAATGATGATGGTGGCAGACGTGAGTTAACGCAGAGTACAAATGAAAGGAGAGACTATAAAAATAGGGAAAGTAGTCCTGGGGAAACTACTAAAGCAAAGGAGCTAGATGAGGAAACTACACTCAATGGTAAAGGGCAATCAGAAAGTGGTGTTAAAAAGAGCCTGCCCCAGAATTTACTCAACATATTCAATCAAATTGCTGAATTTGAGAGACAAAAAGGAAGTAAGCAGAAAAACCAGTGA
- the TTC14 gene encoding tetratricopeptide repeat protein 14 isoform X3, with translation MERDLLRQALSFHGPTLLSLLRTEQHDNPDFRGLLPPAGPSLEPPREAQHQPPARKEKRIDNIEIQHFIAKKADLLFALSWKPSASTDSESNEENEDCYAVMPPLEQFMEVPSEDRRELFFRDIERGDVVIGRISSIREFGFFMVLICLGSGVIREISQLEITALCPLRDVPSHSSHGDPLSYYQTGDLIQAAIKDIDRYHEKLTISLHSSALPPSLSSTKLGVISSEDLPLHYRRSVEVASTSETYEKVLHHSLGFANPAVVEFLLGKLGLSESSPPSLMRGLQSKNFNEEDFAIALRKKQSASWALKCVKIGVDYFKVGRHVEAMNEYNKALEIDAQNVEALVARGALYATKGSLNKAIDDFEVALKNCPTHRNARKYLCQTLVERGGHCHMNVRLEEEDNLLNAQNYYKKALILDETFKEAEDALLKLRKHMQKSLEMREKQAAKEERQKEKKIETSAQKLRKLLKEEKRLKKKRRRSTSSSSSSSSDSSSDVSVSSSSSSSSDHKRHKKRSRNQSVSSRSSKKHSSRVSSHQRDQSRKDEWYSPPADTSASFLNQKYEMEKLLERQDRLVYQKTEVRERDRQCSLSRTSADDEDTFGGRSEDSRDSYCSSKTQSTSSKNEKQGKADRSSSNRRGSSSSYHWKSDDKTKTHDSRKLEKEVEGRKEQFRKCGSSQSMYSTSPAGSDFSGKSVEKNKQYSSTWLYEYSGNDDGGRRELTQSTNERRDYKNRESSPGETTKAKELDEETTLNGKGQSESGVKKSLPQNLLNIFNQIAEFERQKGSKQKNQ, from the exons gAAAGAGAAGAGAATTGATAACATTGAGATACAACACTTCATTGCAAAGAAAGCTGATTTACTTTTTGCTCTTTCATGGAAACCAAGTGCATCAACAGATTCAGAATCAAATGAAGAGAATGAAG ATTGTTATGCTGTTATGCCACCCCTGGAGCAGTTCATGGAGGTGCCaagtgaggacaggagggagctGTTTTTCCGAGACATTGAGCGTGGCGATGTTGTGATCGGAAGAATTAGTTCTATTCGTGAATTTGGCTTTTTCATGGTGTTAATCTGTCTGGGCAGTGGTGTCATCAGAGAGATCTCACAGTTAGAAATCACT GCTCTTTGTCCGTTGAGAGATGTGCCTTCTCATAGCAGCCATGGTGATCCTTTATCATATTATCAAACTGGAGACCTTATACAAG CTGCAATCAAGGACATTGATCGTTACCATGAAAAGCTCACGATATCACTGCACAGCTCTGCTCTTCCACCCAGTCTATCTAGTACTAAACTGGGGGTAATTAGTTCTGAAGACTTGCCTTTACATTATAG GAGAAGTGTTGAAGTAGCCAGTACTTCGGAGACATATGAAAAAGTCTTGCATCATTCCTTGGGATTTGCTAATCCAGCAGTAGTTGAATTTTTATTAGGAAAACTAGGACTAAGTGAATCCAGCCCACCATCGTTAATGAGAGGCCTGCAAAG caaaaaCTTCAATGAAGAAGACTTTGCCATTGCATTGAGGAAAAAGCAATCTGCATCTTGGGCCTTGAAATG TGTGAAGATAGGGGTTGATTATTTTAAGGTTGGTCGCCACGTGGAGGCTATGAATGAATACAACAAGGCCTTGGAAATAGATGCACAAAATGTTGAAGCCTTGGTAGCTCGTGGGGCACT TTATGCAACAAAAGGAAGCTTAAACAAAGCCATAGATGATTTTGAAGTTGCGTTAAAAAACTGTCCAACCCATAGAAATGCAAGGAAATATCTCTGTCAGACACTTGTGGAAAGAGGAGGCCA TTGTCATATGAATGTTAGGTTGGAAGAGGAAGATAACCTATTAAATGCTCAGAATTATTATAAGAAAGCTTTAATTTTGGATGAGACTTTTAAAGAAGCGGAGGATGCCTTACTGAAACTCCGTAAACATATGCAG aaatcttTGGAAATGAGGGAGAAGCAAGCTGCAAAAGAAGAgagacagaaggaaaagaaaatagaaacaaGTGCACAAAAACTGCGTAagctcttaaaagaagaaaaaag gctgaagaagaaaaggagaagatcaacttcttcctcttcctcctcctcaagtGATTCCTCATCTGATGTATCAgtttcatcctcttcctcctcctcttctgatCACAAAAGGCACAAGAAAAGGAGTAGAAATCAGTCAGTGTCCTCTCGCAGCTCCAAAAAACATTCATCTAGGGTTTCTTCACATCAGCGAGATCAGAGTAGGAAAGATGAATGGTACTCGCCCCCAGCTGATACCTCTGCTTCCTTCCTTAACCAAAAATATGAAATGGAAAAACTACTGGAGCGGCAGGACAGATTAGTGTATCAAAAGAcagaggtgagagagagagacagacagtgtTCTCTATCAAGGACTTCTGCTGATGATGAAGACACTTTTGGAGGTAGGTCTGAAGATTCAAGGGATTCTTATTGTAGCTCCAAGACTCAGTCAACCAGcagcaaaaatgaaaaacagggtAAAGCAGACAGATCCTCCTCTAATAGGAGGGGTTCCTCAAGTTCATATCACTGGAAGTCAGATGATAAAACCAAGACACATGATTCTAGAAAGTTAGAAAAGGAAGTAGAGGGGAGAAAAGAACAGTTTAGAAAGTGTGGTTCAAGTCAGAGCATGTATTCCACTTCTCCAGCAGGGTCAGATTTCTCAGGCAAATCAGTAGAAAAGAATAAACAGTACAGCAGCACTTGGTTATATGAGTACAGTGGAAATGATGATGGTGGCAGACGTGAGTTAACGCAGAGTACAAATGAAAGGAGAGACTATAAAAATAGGGAAAGTAGTCCTGGGGAAACTACTAAAGCAAAGGAGCTAGATGAGGAAACTACACTCAATGGTAAAGGGCAATCAGAAAGTGGTGTTAAAAAGAGCCTGCCCCAGAATTTACTCAACATATTCAATCAAATTGCTGAATTTGAGAGACAAAAAGGAAGTAAGCAGAAAAACCAGTGA
- the TTC14 gene encoding tetratricopeptide repeat protein 14 isoform X4: MERDLLRQALSFHGPTLLSLLRTEQHDNPDFRGLLPPAGPSLEPPREAQHQPPARKEKRIDNIEIQHFIAKKADLLFALSWKPSASTDSESNEENEDCYAVMPPLEQFMEVPSEDRRELFFRDIERGDVVIGRISSIREFGFFMVLICLGSGVIREISQLEITALCPLRDVPSHSSHGDPLSYYQTGDLIQAAIKDIDRYHEKLTISLHSSALPPSLSSTKLGVISSEDLPLHYRRSVEVASTSETYEKVLHHSLGFANPAVVEFLLGKLGLSESSPPSLMRGLQSKNFNEEDFAIALRKKQSASWALKCVKIGVDYFKVGRHVEAMNEYNKALEIDAQNVEALVARGALYATKGSLNKAIDDFEVALKNCPTHRNARKYLCQTLVERGGQLEEEDNLLNAQNYYKKALILDETFKEAEDALLKLRKHMQKSLEMREKQAAKEERQKEKKIETSAQKLRKLLKEEKRLKKKRRRSTSSSSSSSSDSSSDVSVSSSSSSSSDHKRHKKRSRNQSVSSRSSKKHSSRVSSHQRDQSRKDEWYSPPADTSASFLNQKYEMEKLLERQDRLVYQKTEVRERDRQCSLSRTSADDEDTFGGRSEDSRDSYCSSKTQSTSSKNEKQGKADRSSSNRRGSSSSYHWKSDDKTKTHDSRKLEKEVEGRKEQFRKCGSSQSMYSTSPAGSDFSGKSVEKNKQYSSTWLYEYSGNDDGGRRELTQSTNERRDYKNRESSPGETTKAKELDEETTLNGKGQSESGVKKSLPQNLLNIFNQIAEFERQKGSKQKNQ, from the exons gAAAGAGAAGAGAATTGATAACATTGAGATACAACACTTCATTGCAAAGAAAGCTGATTTACTTTTTGCTCTTTCATGGAAACCAAGTGCATCAACAGATTCAGAATCAAATGAAGAGAATGAAG ATTGTTATGCTGTTATGCCACCCCTGGAGCAGTTCATGGAGGTGCCaagtgaggacaggagggagctGTTTTTCCGAGACATTGAGCGTGGCGATGTTGTGATCGGAAGAATTAGTTCTATTCGTGAATTTGGCTTTTTCATGGTGTTAATCTGTCTGGGCAGTGGTGTCATCAGAGAGATCTCACAGTTAGAAATCACT GCTCTTTGTCCGTTGAGAGATGTGCCTTCTCATAGCAGCCATGGTGATCCTTTATCATATTATCAAACTGGAGACCTTATACAAG CTGCAATCAAGGACATTGATCGTTACCATGAAAAGCTCACGATATCACTGCACAGCTCTGCTCTTCCACCCAGTCTATCTAGTACTAAACTGGGGGTAATTAGTTCTGAAGACTTGCCTTTACATTATAG GAGAAGTGTTGAAGTAGCCAGTACTTCGGAGACATATGAAAAAGTCTTGCATCATTCCTTGGGATTTGCTAATCCAGCAGTAGTTGAATTTTTATTAGGAAAACTAGGACTAAGTGAATCCAGCCCACCATCGTTAATGAGAGGCCTGCAAAG caaaaaCTTCAATGAAGAAGACTTTGCCATTGCATTGAGGAAAAAGCAATCTGCATCTTGGGCCTTGAAATG TGTGAAGATAGGGGTTGATTATTTTAAGGTTGGTCGCCACGTGGAGGCTATGAATGAATACAACAAGGCCTTGGAAATAGATGCACAAAATGTTGAAGCCTTGGTAGCTCGTGGGGCACT TTATGCAACAAAAGGAAGCTTAAACAAAGCCATAGATGATTTTGAAGTTGCGTTAAAAAACTGTCCAACCCATAGAAATGCAAGGAAATATCTCTGTCAGACACTTGTGGAAAGAGGAGGCCA GTTGGAAGAGGAAGATAACCTATTAAATGCTCAGAATTATTATAAGAAAGCTTTAATTTTGGATGAGACTTTTAAAGAAGCGGAGGATGCCTTACTGAAACTCCGTAAACATATGCAG aaatcttTGGAAATGAGGGAGAAGCAAGCTGCAAAAGAAGAgagacagaaggaaaagaaaatagaaacaaGTGCACAAAAACTGCGTAagctcttaaaagaagaaaaaag gctgaagaagaaaaggagaagatcaacttcttcctcttcctcctcctcaagtGATTCCTCATCTGATGTATCAgtttcatcctcttcctcctcctcttctgatCACAAAAGGCACAAGAAAAGGAGTAGAAATCAGTCAGTGTCCTCTCGCAGCTCCAAAAAACATTCATCTAGGGTTTCTTCACATCAGCGAGATCAGAGTAGGAAAGATGAATGGTACTCGCCCCCAGCTGATACCTCTGCTTCCTTCCTTAACCAAAAATATGAAATGGAAAAACTACTGGAGCGGCAGGACAGATTAGTGTATCAAAAGAcagaggtgagagagagagacagacagtgtTCTCTATCAAGGACTTCTGCTGATGATGAAGACACTTTTGGAGGTAGGTCTGAAGATTCAAGGGATTCTTATTGTAGCTCCAAGACTCAGTCAACCAGcagcaaaaatgaaaaacagggtAAAGCAGACAGATCCTCCTCTAATAGGAGGGGTTCCTCAAGTTCATATCACTGGAAGTCAGATGATAAAACCAAGACACATGATTCTAGAAAGTTAGAAAAGGAAGTAGAGGGGAGAAAAGAACAGTTTAGAAAGTGTGGTTCAAGTCAGAGCATGTATTCCACTTCTCCAGCAGGGTCAGATTTCTCAGGCAAATCAGTAGAAAAGAATAAACAGTACAGCAGCACTTGGTTATATGAGTACAGTGGAAATGATGATGGTGGCAGACGTGAGTTAACGCAGAGTACAAATGAAAGGAGAGACTATAAAAATAGGGAAAGTAGTCCTGGGGAAACTACTAAAGCAAAGGAGCTAGATGAGGAAACTACACTCAATGGTAAAGGGCAATCAGAAAGTGGTGTTAAAAAGAGCCTGCCCCAGAATTTACTCAACATATTCAATCAAATTGCTGAATTTGAGAGACAAAAAGGAAGTAAGCAGAAAAACCAGTGA